One stretch of Roseimicrobium sp. ORNL1 DNA includes these proteins:
- a CDS encoding autotransporter-associated beta strand repeat-containing protein, with protein MAIFSAFGQIGAQILDWHVNPSNPSVSIEWNASAIPGSPTTAAPYYGWFNTQTNAFGTYTGAGLAGGVGTIANLSRDLGGNATVTINSPVTMGMLLLGDLSGTSTYTLGGTSTLTFNTGNSSHSLLNKVLGGGDTLSVANVAIVGALDINTNVGTISSTSAFSGTGPVNFFGNGTIALRGNSDALTGTATLYGWNSTSTTARVRLGASAGNALGGNVVIGQGTRDYAGYAVLELDSARTYFDQLDNNAQLRFDGQGGRNAYFKMMGGNEEVGSIWAPEGTSVIENVESEVINTNSILTIGTNNSNSYFNGHIRSRASGAGTGLLGITKNGTGTLTLVGGEIRYGGPTIINAGRVILQDTSRFDSNVSNSGTLEIRTNSDVFMMFDYTDNGGTGSIVKSGTAALMLGQGSRTGNIRQTTNPNEILNLHDTTGIDIGMRITGTGIPAGTTVIGKTANSITLSNPITPGTANADNATFTFYRQDAYVFNSAFRVQSGTLNVNVQTAFNGGLILTGGSHIAFNPSANTTTNQSFGGGNSTVAGLSQTEGGSALFNVAGVNVTGNALFDDYAGAQDIAMVDISAATSFGGTFTSKRREVDVKAATTFANGSNIFLEGSVGGTNVTGTTIPNSSGIQTLSNIFSVRNNGALLLPAGTANINLNGSYFIIDNSGVNMGDRVANGFNFVSNGGVLRYFHANNDTNYSETLGAFTLNSSTLIIETSRSNTGFTSTLTLGSLTRANNSFSTVQFLSNDGTANTFVGGSLGTAQNKVLIANKAADEAFMGSWVTVLSRVGTTNVLEWAKYDYDANSAIATGVTPFVDADYALNTGEGTWAAGQNIKLRANGANAAATLTAARTINSLNMQSQSANSVTLTLGNTATTAYTLKIGSGGIIASGLNNAAINTVNNTTGIGRLMGGLMADGTYQLITTVQNDGGNVRDLTITAVIADFDNLTSNATSLVKAGTGRLLLGSTTSTLHQNNTYSGGTYINGGALLLRAPNAGTELDGLLGATGKAVTLNGGTLRIVDSSFNITASAALARTFRIGEFGGVIEVDNPAGGPRIFNLVGAVTGISGAATQGVLSKTGAGNLNVTSAGNNLAGGFYHSLGTTTFTGGGNIFGFLYHDGGDLTISGSGNQIGRLRFEGGNLTISGTTFATSATNENMQALASSGGSNLRFLNNNVINRELRISGADVIFGDAANQLGSQNIYTPSAVVMTTGSLEIASLNGLVKSVLGERMIESLTLGDGTLRFSTTSGTDYDFTLKSLTGNVASVIENIGTDDVNLVIESDLNLTFSGKLQEGFSGGKLGLTKKGLGMLTLSNDESAFSGPTVVEGGVLNSTNLNGLEVPGADQGNAALFVLKNGTAFRYSGSSAGFFDRNLTVGAGVEGVSFVAAGTGSTSAQTRAAVFEIDGFGDWNMAFTGAGSAHIILTGSNTGDNLFNIGIGDNGASSTSLTKTGVGTWVMEREFNTYTGTTTIMAGTLAVAADGAFGAAGGPAVRLAGGTLELRDVNYSTLETLAMEGGVLAALTGTNTWAGDIVLGMSSTINVATGASLTIGNLTGRGGLTFQGEGTLVFDGNNYPTSPALPNGYGYGGITVQAGTLVLRYHNNLENKLPNSGLNLGGGRLGATLHIANATGFTTLTEDDVSGTTLSSGAHKITRDANASNIYLKMNALSRQIGSTLELGGDNIITTDLLNVNFILGGWATVLMPDGSVSWAINSGVVQNNVLQDNRALATVPGFGVGDGLVRGMAASMYTVDQWGREDSGPFVGFLRNTDVVNGGSYTNKDTNTLRFNADSSPIVNLTGVNTVMTGGILVTPKVGGSGVARYPKIQGGTITAGANAFGSDLLVHQQSENGVFEIASVIANNPAIGHKVDNVTFTNGSRIVGIPAGEIANLYPGMQVTTGTASAPNVPAGTYIVAVDRDNNTITLSSNVSGSSTTVTLQFNRLNGTISSGTNTVLNLSANYVTTGLYVGMFVTGPGIAAGTTITAVNSSTQVTLSTGVSGGSSGFYEFNPNNGLVKNGAGILLLTGLNTYTGPTVINEGTLAILSVSNGGVASSLGASSVAAGNLIFNGGSLLFAGEVGSTDRGFTNNNEALFDVMRAASTLTMTGGVATASSISEYVLRKQGSGTLVLGGAMSGFGHTRLVAEDGTLRVLLTANDRYARADLSALEVSGGTFEVYGSTGSFSQTMPKPLTIGAGASTIRVTSEGSGTSMTLVLGDGTEDVVRYSGSTVYFEENPTLNGVPTVNGGVANIRLWLPTIYSNVILPWAVYRDTSNLSQLGVNEFATSVPNLSANGVGEIVSANSAFLHNIGTNNEVGGAANAASWNGSIANPSESDSPNQNFAGTTVGAARVQTLRFFSATADSTVTIGSTFLIERGAILMANHIGNHDKVITGGTITSGLTSNTLGVVDLIIHNYNPANDFVIDSQIVNNTSQTKILALVQSGTGTTTLTHANNTYTGATYITGGVLRVDQAGSLSANSNLVLDGGVLGLNHGTTFTRTLGTGAGQVQFTGSGGFAAYGANRTVSLNSGAALTWGLGGFVPGSDMLLLGSHDATHTLIFTNAIDLGRFFRVVQVNNGGAQVEADMTGNLSGPGGSIIKTGTGTLKLSGTNTYTGPTVVANGTLIVNSASNLGTTGVELGTTIESSTDSTAILQLAGTVANPDVMNLPITVGNKNSESINMVQTQDDFNITGTVTINRTGAMGRTFIAPNANTTATFSNITGTGGITVMERSSGAGEGTVVLAGANTYGTGAGYTGPGTAISGGTVVREGRVLLRNSGALGGTTVELGDSRTVKTDVKWATNERSITALGGFFDADSDGIGLSGGPGGFHRLSPAIFEGTVAINDRILIKDELGNPELNGIYRVASFNVDDGTVNLVRADDFDQAAEMLYGSTVTVTNPSSPQNGTTWFMAAPNVTTPNQADTDPTIWLSTAIDNNISLLADAAGIVVTNAIDINATNGAGTTTVGGSSALTSGTAEFSGAVTLQNVVNGTGETKTLTATSSTTTNDGIKFSGIIGEGAAEDTLSINKTGTGRVTLSGANTYKGTTTVSQGYLRASSNNALGGTGSQGTTVADGATLELTGNITIPSTETLTISGTGVGNGGALRNVSGDNFYNGAVQLAADARINSDAGTLTLGFTPNSVTGTNKNLTVGGAGKVVMAGAVSLGTGSVTKDGAGTLVFSASNTYSGGTTVSGGVLEVNNPVGGSGTGTGNINVTSGTLGGNGYIAPTAIAGTSITIAAGANLSVGQTGTGPVETLNIGLSGSTLVLAGTLRVDMYANEAGLTATEMDRLVFTGTGSVNLTGSSLVIGNINNLLESALTVGSQWQLIDWGGLAVVGTFSNLTSTSIPDLPTLTGGKMWDFSQLYTTGVIGITVVPEPGRAVLLLVGLGLMVMRRRRTMKA; from the coding sequence ATGGCCATCTTTTCAGCGTTTGGGCAGATTGGAGCCCAGATTCTCGACTGGCATGTGAATCCATCAAACCCGAGCGTTTCCATTGAGTGGAACGCCTCCGCGATCCCGGGCTCTCCAACGACAGCAGCGCCGTATTACGGATGGTTCAACACGCAGACCAATGCCTTTGGTACCTACACGGGCGCAGGCTTGGCTGGTGGCGTCGGTACCATTGCGAACCTGTCGCGTGACCTTGGCGGGAATGCCACGGTTACCATCAACTCGCCTGTGACCATGGGCATGCTCTTGCTGGGGGACCTGAGTGGCACGAGCACTTATACCCTGGGTGGGACCAGCACGCTGACGTTCAATACGGGCAACAGTTCCCACTCTCTTTTGAACAAGGTGCTTGGCGGTGGGGATACCCTCAGTGTTGCCAACGTCGCCATTGTCGGTGCATTGGACATCAACACCAACGTTGGCACAATCAGCTCGACCTCGGCGTTCAGTGGCACAGGGCCGGTGAACTTTTTTGGCAATGGCACCATCGCATTGCGTGGAAACAGCGATGCCCTTACAGGCACGGCCACGCTCTACGGGTGGAACAGCACCAGCACGACCGCGCGAGTTCGACTGGGAGCGAGTGCGGGCAATGCCCTCGGGGGAAATGTCGTGATTGGCCAGGGTACGCGGGACTACGCAGGCTATGCCGTGCTGGAGCTTGACTCCGCTCGCACGTACTTCGACCAGCTCGACAACAACGCCCAGCTCCGGTTCGACGGTCAGGGTGGACGCAACGCCTACTTCAAGATGATGGGCGGCAATGAAGAGGTGGGCAGCATCTGGGCCCCAGAAGGCACCTCGGTGATCGAGAACGTGGAATCCGAAGTGATCAACACGAACTCCATCCTCACCATCGGGACGAACAACTCGAATTCTTATTTCAATGGCCACATCCGCAGCCGCGCCAGCGGTGCCGGCACCGGCCTCTTGGGCATTACCAAAAATGGTACAGGCACGCTCACGCTGGTGGGCGGTGAAATCCGTTATGGCGGCCCCACCATCATCAATGCCGGGCGCGTGATCCTGCAGGACACCAGTCGCTTCGACAGCAACGTTTCGAATTCGGGCACCCTGGAAATTCGCACAAACTCGGATGTCTTCATGATGTTCGACTACACTGACAACGGCGGTACCGGAAGCATCGTAAAGAGTGGCACGGCTGCACTGATGCTGGGGCAAGGGTCACGCACCGGCAACATCCGGCAGACCACGAATCCGAACGAGATTCTCAACCTGCATGATACCACTGGCATTGACATCGGCATGCGCATCACAGGAACGGGCATTCCGGCCGGCACCACCGTGATCGGCAAGACGGCGAACAGCATCACTCTCAGCAACCCGATCACCCCCGGGACTGCCAATGCTGACAATGCCACCTTCACTTTCTACCGTCAGGATGCGTATGTCTTCAATTCCGCGTTTCGTGTGCAGAGCGGCACGTTGAACGTGAATGTGCAGACCGCGTTCAATGGCGGCCTGATCCTCACCGGGGGATCGCATATCGCCTTCAACCCTTCGGCGAACACGACGACCAATCAATCGTTCGGCGGTGGCAATAGCACGGTAGCTGGCCTGTCCCAGACCGAAGGTGGTTCCGCCCTCTTTAACGTCGCCGGGGTGAACGTCACCGGGAATGCGTTGTTTGATGATTATGCCGGAGCTCAGGATATCGCGATGGTCGATATCTCTGCCGCGACCAGCTTTGGAGGCACTTTCACCTCCAAGCGGCGTGAAGTGGACGTGAAGGCGGCCACCACCTTTGCCAATGGTTCCAACATCTTTCTTGAGGGCAGTGTGGGTGGTACCAACGTAACCGGGACCACCATCCCCAACTCCTCGGGGATCCAGACGCTTTCCAACATCTTTTCCGTCAGAAACAACGGGGCTCTGCTCCTCCCCGCCGGTACGGCGAACATCAACCTCAACGGCAGCTACTTCATCATCGACAACAGCGGGGTGAACATGGGGGACCGTGTGGCCAATGGATTCAACTTCGTCTCCAACGGCGGGGTGCTGCGCTACTTCCACGCCAATAACGATACCAACTATTCCGAAACGCTGGGGGCCTTCACCCTCAACAGCAGCACGCTGATCATTGAAACTTCCCGATCGAACACCGGATTCACCAGCACGCTGACCCTGGGCAGCCTGACCCGGGCAAACAACTCCTTCTCCACGGTACAATTCCTCAGCAACGACGGAACGGCAAATACCTTCGTGGGAGGCAGTTTGGGCACGGCTCAGAACAAGGTGCTCATCGCGAACAAGGCGGCGGACGAGGCATTCATGGGATCTTGGGTGACCGTACTGTCGCGGGTGGGTACCACCAACGTGCTGGAATGGGCCAAGTATGACTATGACGCCAATTCGGCTATCGCAACGGGGGTCACCCCATTTGTCGATGCTGATTATGCACTCAACACCGGTGAGGGTACGTGGGCTGCGGGGCAGAACATCAAGCTCCGTGCCAATGGAGCCAATGCCGCCGCCACGTTGACAGCGGCCAGGACCATCAACTCCCTGAATATGCAGAGCCAGTCCGCCAACTCGGTGACGCTTACCTTGGGGAATACCGCCACCACTGCCTACACCCTAAAAATCGGCAGCGGCGGCATCATTGCCTCAGGTCTCAACAACGCAGCCATTAACACCGTAAACAACACCACGGGAATCGGCAGGTTGATGGGTGGATTGATGGCTGATGGTACCTATCAATTGATTACGACCGTCCAAAATGATGGCGGCAACGTCCGTGACTTGACGATTACGGCGGTCATTGCCGACTTTGATAACCTTACCTCGAATGCCACTTCGCTTGTAAAAGCGGGCACGGGCAGATTGCTCCTTGGTTCCACGACCTCCACGTTGCACCAGAACAATACCTATAGTGGTGGCACTTATATCAACGGTGGCGCCCTCCTCTTGCGTGCGCCCAATGCCGGGACCGAACTGGATGGACTTCTGGGTGCCACTGGCAAAGCGGTGACCCTCAATGGGGGCACCCTGCGCATCGTGGACAGCAGCTTCAATATCACGGCGAGCGCGGCGCTGGCCCGTACGTTCCGAATTGGTGAATTCGGTGGTGTGATTGAAGTGGATAATCCGGCGGGCGGACCGAGGATATTCAACCTTGTGGGTGCGGTGACTGGCATCAGTGGGGCGGCTACCCAAGGGGTTCTCAGCAAGACTGGGGCGGGCAATTTGAATGTGACTAGTGCTGGAAACAATCTGGCTGGCGGCTTCTACCACAGCCTGGGGACAACGACGTTCACTGGTGGCGGGAACATTTTTGGCTTTCTCTATCACGACGGTGGTGACCTGACGATCAGCGGGAGCGGCAACCAGATTGGCCGGCTGCGCTTTGAAGGTGGGAACCTGACCATCAGCGGCACGACGTTCGCGACCAGCGCGACGAACGAGAATATGCAGGCCCTTGCCTCGTCCGGGGGGTCTAATTTGCGCTTTCTGAACAACAACGTGATCAACCGTGAGCTTCGTATTTCCGGGGCGGACGTGATTTTCGGGGATGCGGCGAATCAGCTCGGTTCTCAAAACATCTATACCCCCTCCGCCGTTGTCATGACTACGGGGTCCCTTGAAATTGCGTCTCTGAACGGCCTTGTTAAGAGCGTTTTGGGAGAACGCATGATTGAGTCGCTCACACTGGGTGACGGAACGCTCCGGTTTTCCACCACTTCTGGGACGGACTATGATTTTACGTTGAAATCGCTGACCGGAAACGTCGCGTCGGTCATCGAAAACATTGGGACGGATGATGTGAACCTGGTCATCGAAAGTGACTTGAATCTTACCTTTAGTGGGAAGCTTCAAGAGGGCTTTTCGGGGGGGAAACTTGGATTGACAAAGAAGGGGCTGGGAATGCTGACCCTGAGCAATGACGAAAGTGCCTTCTCGGGCCCTACCGTGGTGGAGGGGGGCGTGCTCAATTCAACGAATCTTAACGGTCTGGAAGTTCCCGGTGCGGATCAGGGCAACGCTGCGCTTTTTGTCCTCAAGAACGGCACTGCATTCCGGTATTCGGGAAGCTCTGCCGGGTTCTTTGATCGTAACTTGACCGTTGGAGCAGGTGTTGAAGGAGTGAGCTTCGTCGCTGCGGGTACAGGCAGCACTTCCGCTCAAACGCGCGCTGCAGTATTCGAAATCGACGGGTTTGGGGACTGGAACATGGCGTTTACCGGCGCCGGAAGCGCACACATTATTCTCACGGGGTCCAACACGGGTGACAACCTGTTCAACATCGGGATCGGCGACAATGGTGCGTCATCTACCTCGCTGACGAAAACCGGTGTTGGAACGTGGGTGATGGAGAGGGAGTTTAATACCTATACCGGCACCACGACCATCATGGCGGGAACGCTGGCGGTGGCCGCTGATGGTGCCTTTGGCGCAGCTGGTGGGCCCGCCGTTCGTCTTGCGGGTGGCACCTTGGAGTTGAGGGATGTGAATTACAGCACTCTGGAAACGCTGGCGATGGAAGGTGGCGTTCTGGCGGCACTCACGGGAACGAACACGTGGGCGGGTGACATTGTGCTCGGCATGAGCAGCACGATCAACGTCGCCACCGGTGCCAGCCTGACGATCGGCAATCTCACTGGTCGCGGCGGTCTCACCTTCCAGGGCGAAGGCACGCTGGTTTTTGATGGAAACAACTATCCGACGTCTCCCGCTCTGCCGAATGGATACGGCTACGGTGGTATCACCGTGCAGGCGGGCACTTTGGTCCTCCGCTACCACAACAATCTTGAAAACAAGCTGCCCAACAGCGGCCTGAACTTGGGCGGTGGTCGACTTGGGGCTACGCTTCACATTGCGAATGCCACGGGCTTCACCACGCTGACCGAGGATGACGTGTCTGGCACAACTCTTTCCTCCGGTGCGCATAAGATCACGCGTGACGCCAACGCGAGCAACATCTACTTGAAGATGAACGCCCTGAGCCGCCAGATTGGTTCCACCTTGGAACTGGGCGGGGACAACATCATCACGACGGACCTGCTGAACGTCAACTTCATCCTCGGTGGCTGGGCCACGGTCCTGATGCCGGATGGCAGTGTGAGCTGGGCTATCAATAGCGGCGTCGTGCAGAACAACGTCCTTCAGGACAATCGCGCGCTTGCCACCGTCCCCGGCTTTGGGGTAGGTGACGGCCTGGTGCGTGGCATGGCGGCTTCGATGTACACGGTGGACCAGTGGGGCCGGGAGGACTCGGGCCCCTTCGTTGGGTTCCTTCGCAACACGGATGTGGTGAACGGTGGCTCGTACACCAATAAGGACACCAATACGCTGCGCTTCAATGCAGATTCATCGCCGATTGTGAATCTGACCGGGGTCAACACCGTGATGACTGGTGGTATCCTGGTCACGCCAAAGGTGGGGGGCTCAGGAGTCGCCAGGTATCCGAAGATCCAGGGCGGCACCATCACCGCAGGCGCGAATGCTTTCGGCAGCGATTTGCTAGTGCACCAACAATCCGAGAACGGCGTGTTTGAGATTGCCTCAGTGATTGCCAACAATCCTGCCATCGGCCACAAGGTCGACAACGTCACCTTTACGAACGGCAGTCGTATCGTGGGCATCCCGGCTGGGGAGATTGCCAATCTGTATCCTGGCATGCAGGTGACAACGGGGACGGCCTCAGCGCCGAATGTTCCCGCCGGCACCTACATTGTCGCGGTGGACAGGGACAACAATACCATCACGCTCAGCTCCAACGTGTCTGGAAGCAGCACCACCGTGACGCTGCAGTTCAACCGGCTCAATGGTACCATTTCCAGTGGCACTAATACCGTGCTGAATCTCTCTGCCAACTATGTCACGACGGGCTTGTACGTGGGGATGTTTGTGACGGGCCCTGGGATTGCGGCAGGCACGACCATCACCGCCGTCAACAGCTCCACTCAGGTCACCCTGAGTACGGGTGTCAGCGGTGGCAGCAGCGGGTTCTATGAGTTCAACCCGAACAATGGTCTGGTGAAGAACGGCGCGGGAATCCTCCTGCTGACGGGATTGAACACCTACACCGGTCCCACGGTGATCAATGAGGGCACGCTGGCGATTCTCTCCGTCTCGAACGGCGGGGTGGCCAGTTCACTCGGAGCGTCCTCTGTGGCCGCGGGCAACCTCATCTTCAATGGTGGCTCCCTGTTGTTTGCAGGAGAGGTCGGCTCGACCGACCGCGGTTTTACCAACAACAATGAAGCGCTCTTCGACGTCATGCGCGCTGCTTCCACCCTGACCATGACAGGGGGCGTGGCCACTGCTTCGTCTATCTCGGAGTACGTCCTGAGGAAGCAGGGTTCGGGCACGCTGGTCCTTGGCGGCGCCATGTCCGGATTCGGGCATACGAGACTCGTCGCGGAGGATGGTACGCTCCGTGTACTGCTGACCGCGAACGATCGCTATGCGCGCGCCGATCTTTCTGCCTTGGAAGTTTCCGGAGGCACCTTTGAAGTCTATGGCAGCACGGGAAGCTTTTCTCAGACGATGCCGAAGCCACTGACCATCGGTGCTGGGGCTTCCACGATCCGAGTGACCTCCGAAGGCTCCGGCACGTCCATGACCTTGGTTTTGGGGGATGGCACGGAAGACGTGGTGCGGTATTCCGGCAGCACGGTGTACTTCGAGGAGAATCCCACCCTCAATGGTGTTCCTACGGTCAACGGTGGTGTTGCAAACATCCGCCTCTGGCTGCCAACGATCTACTCCAACGTCATCCTTCCCTGGGCGGTGTATCGGGACACCTCGAATCTCAGCCAGCTGGGGGTGAATGAATTCGCCACGTCGGTTCCCAACCTGTCTGCCAACGGGGTCGGCGAAATTGTCTCCGCCAACTCTGCGTTCCTCCACAACATTGGCACCAACAATGAGGTTGGCGGCGCCGCGAATGCGGCGAGCTGGAACGGTTCGATCGCAAATCCAAGTGAAAGCGATTCTCCCAACCAGAACTTCGCTGGTACGACCGTGGGGGCTGCTCGAGTGCAAACGCTCAGATTCTTCTCCGCAACTGCCGACAGTACGGTCACCATTGGCAGCACCTTCTTGATTGAGCGTGGCGCCATTTTGATGGCCAATCATATCGGCAACCACGACAAGGTCATCACGGGTGGGACCATCACGAGCGGTCTGACTTCAAATACGCTGGGGGTAGTTGACCTCATCATCCACAACTACAATCCAGCCAATGACTTTGTCATTGACTCGCAGATCGTAAACAATACTTCCCAGACCAAGATCCTGGCTCTGGTGCAGTCGGGCACGGGTACGACCACGCTGACCCATGCAAACAACACCTACACCGGGGCCACTTATATTACCGGTGGGGTGCTCCGGGTGGATCAGGCTGGCTCGCTTTCCGCAAACAGCAACCTGGTGCTGGACGGAGGTGTGTTGGGCTTGAATCATGGGACCACCTTCACCCGGACGTTGGGTACGGGTGCTGGTCAGGTGCAATTCACAGGCAGTGGTGGTTTCGCAGCTTATGGAGCCAATCGCACGGTGAGCCTGAATTCCGGCGCAGCCCTTACGTGGGGTCTGGGTGGATTTGTGCCCGGCAGCGACATGCTCCTGCTTGGCTCGCACGATGCGACGCACACGCTTATTTTCACCAACGCGATCGACCTGGGTCGTTTCTTCCGTGTGGTGCAGGTGAACAATGGTGGTGCCCAGGTGGAGGCGGACATGACGGGAAACCTCTCGGGCCCCGGCGGCAGCATCATCAAGACAGGGACCGGCACGCTCAAGCTTTCCGGCACCAACACCTACACTGGGCCTACGGTGGTCGCCAACGGCACCCTTATTGTGAATTCGGCCTCCAACCTGGGCACTACCGGGGTGGAACTGGGCACCACGATTGAAAGCAGCACGGATTCAACGGCGATTCTGCAGCTGGCCGGTACTGTTGCCAATCCTGACGTCATGAATCTGCCCATCACCGTGGGTAACAAGAACTCGGAAAGCATCAATATGGTGCAGACCCAGGATGACTTCAACATTACCGGTACGGTGACCATCAACCGTACTGGCGCCATGGGGCGCACGTTCATTGCTCCCAATGCCAACACGACTGCCACGTTCTCGAACATCACGGGCACGGGTGGCATCACGGTCATGGAGAGAAGTTCGGGTGCTGGCGAGGGCACGGTGGTTCTGGCAGGTGCAAATACCTATGGTACCGGCGCAGGGTACACCGGACCGGGCACGGCAATCTCCGGTGGTACTGTGGTACGCGAAGGGCGCGTGCTTCTGCGCAATTCGGGTGCACTCGGTGGCACTACGGTTGAGTTGGGTGACTCCCGCACCGTGAAAACCGATGTGAAGTGGGCGACCAATGAGCGCTCGATCACGGCCTTGGGCGGCTTCTTCGATGCAGACAGCGATGGTATCGGTCTCAGCGGTGGTCCTGGCGGATTCCACCGGTTGAGCCCCGCGATCTTCGAGGGTACTGTGGCTATCAATGATCGCATACTGATCAAGGATGAGCTTGGGAATCCCGAACTCAACGGGATTTATCGGGTGGCTTCATTCAACGTGGACGACGGAACGGTCAACTTGGTGCGGGCCGACGACTTCGATCAAGCGGCTGAGATGCTGTATGGTTCCACGGTCACCGTGACCAATCCTTCCTCTCCGCAAAATGGCACCACCTGGTTCATGGCGGCGCCGAATGTGACCACGCCGAACCAGGCGGATACGGATCCCACGATCTGGCTTTCCACCGCAATCGACAACAACATCAGCCTGTTGGCGGACGCTGCAGGCATCGTGGTCACGAATGCAATCGACATCAATGCGACCAACGGTGCCGGTACGACGACCGTGGGCGGTTCCTCCGCGCTGACTTCCGGTACCGCCGAGTTCAGCGGCGCAGTTACGCTGCAGAACGTTGTCAACGGTACGGGTGAGACCAAGACCCTGACCGCCACCTCGTCCACGACGACGAATGACGGCATCAAGTTCTCCGGAATCATCGGTGAAGGCGCGGCTGAGGACACCCTCTCGATCAACAAGACGGGCACAGGTCGAGTAACTCTGAGTGGCGCCAATACCTACAAAGGTACCACGACGGTGTCGCAAGGCTACCTGCGCGCTTCCAGCAACAATGCGCTGGGCGGCACGGGATCCCAAGGCACCACGGTGGCCGATGGAGCGACGCTGGAATTGACCGGAAATATCACCATCCCGAGCACCGAGACTCTTACCATCTCCGGTACTGGAGTGGGGAACGGCGGCGCGCTGCGCAACGTCTCTGGCGACAACTTCTACAATGGTGCTGTGCAACTGGCCGCCGATGCGCGGATCAATTCCGATGCCGGGACGCTCACGTTGGGATTCACCCCCAACTCGGTGACGGGCACCAACAAAAACCTCACTGTCGGCGGAGCTGGCAAGGTGGTTATGGCGGGAGCCGTTTCCTTGGGAACTGGTTCGGTGACCAAGGATGGAGCGGGTACTCTGGTTTTCAGTGCCAGCAACACCTACTCCGGTGGCACCACGGTGAGTGGGGGTGTCCTGGAAGTGAACAATCCCGTCGGCGGATCGGGCACGGGCACGGGTAACATCAACGTGACGAGTGGCACTCTTGGAGGCAATGGCTACATCGCCCCGACCGCCATCGCCGGCACCAGCATCACCATTGCCGCAGGTGCCAATCTGTCCGTGGGCCAAACCGGTACCGGTCCGGTCGAGACGCTCAACATCGGCCTCTCTGGCAGCACGCTCGTGCTGGCTGGCACGCTGCGAGTGGACATGTACGCGAATGAAGCCGGCCTCACGGCGACGGAAATGGATCGTCTTGTCTTCACCGGCACTGGCTCGGTGAACCTGACGGGCTCCAGCTTGGTAATTGGCAACATCAACAACCTCCTGGAGTCGGCCTTGACGGTCGGAAGCCAGTGGCAGCTCATCGATTGGGGTGGTTTGGCCGTGGTGGGAACCTTCTCCAACCTTACCAGCACGAGCATTCCCGACCTTCCGACCCTCACTGGGGGCAAGATGTGGGATTTCTCCCAGCTTTATACTACGGGTGTGATCGGCATTACCGTGGTTCCCGAACCGGGCAGGGCAGTGTTGTTGCTGGTAGGACTTGGCCTTATGGTCATGCGCCGCCGGCGGACTATGAAGGCCTAA